Genomic segment of Umezawaea sp. Da 62-37:
GCGCGCGCCGAACTCGCCCGGCGCATGCTGCTGGCGGTCGACGCCACCCCGGTCGCGGACGCTGCCGAGCGGGTTGCCGCGGCGGTGCTGCGCGAGCGGCTCGCCACCGAGGTCGCCCTGGTCGACGCCGACGCCTACGGCACGCTGCTGGACACCATCGACGGGCCGGTGCAGCGGGTTCGGCAGGCGGTGGCGGTGCTGGACCAGGGCGCGGACACGGTGTGGGAGACGATGGTGGCGCGGTTGCGGGCCGTCCCGCAGGCGCTGGCCGGGCTTCGCGAGGGCTTGGTGGCCGCGTACGACCGCGGCCGGGTCGCGCCTCGCCGCCAGGTGGTCCGCAACGCCGAGGACTGCCGGGACCTGCGTCGGTACCTCGCCGGGTTGCCCGTCGGCAGCGGCGACGGGGCGGTGCGCGACGCCGTGGATAAGGCCGTGGCGACCGCGAACGAGGCCCTGGCCGGGTTCGCTGTGTACCTGTCGGAGGACCTCGCGGCGGAGGCGCCGGAGCAGGACGCGGTGGGCGCGGACCGCTACCAGCTGGGTGTGCGGGAGTTCCTCGGCACCCGGCTGGACCTGTCGGAGACCTACGAGTGGGGCTGGGAGGAGCTCGCCAGGGTGCGCCGGGAGATCGTGGTCGAGGCGGCGCGGATCGCTCCCGGCGAGCCCGTCGCCGCCGTGATGGCGGCGTTGGACAACGATCCCCGTTACCAGGTTACGGGCGCGGGGGCGTTCCGCGACCTGGTCCAGGCGCTCGCCGACAGCGCCATCGCCGACCTCCACGGAACGCACTTCACGATCCCCGAGTCACTGAGGCGGATCGAGTGTCGGATCACCTCGGGGCACGGCGTCGCCCACTACTCGGCACCCAGCGAGGACCTCTCGCGGACTGGGACCGTCTGGTGGCCGGTGCCCGACTGGGACGCCCCGATCCCCACCTGGATGGTGCCCAGCACGGTGTTCCACGAGGGCGTGCCGGGCCACCACCTCCAACTGGGCGTGACGACCCTCAACACCACCACTCTCAACCGGTTCCAGCGCCTCTCGTGCGAGCTGCACATCGGGCACTGCGAAGGGTGGGGCCTCTACGCCGAGCGGCTCATGGACGAGCTCGGGCACTTCGCCGACCCCGCGCACCGGCTCGGGATGCTGGCGGGTGGCCAGCAGCTGCGCGCGGCGCGGATCGTGCTGGACATCGGGCTGCACCTGCGGCTCCCGATCCCCGCGGGCACCGGGTTCCACGAGGGTGAGCGGTGGACGCCGCGGTTGGCCCGCGAGTTCCTCACCGAGCGCTGCGGGCTGGGTTCGCCGGGGTTCGTCGAGTTCGAGGTCGACCGGTACCTGGGGCGCCCCGGACAGGCCATCGCCTACAAGCTGGGCGAGAAGGTGTGGCTGGAGGCGCGCGACGAGGCCCGCCGCCACAGCGGGGGAGCGTTCGACCTCGCGAGCTTCCACCAGCGCGCTCTGGACCTGGGACCGATGGGGCTGGACCTGCTGCGTGCCGAGCTGACCCGCAGGCCGGGCACCGGCGTACGAGGCTTGGCCAACGCCGGGTGATCGTGTCCGATCACCCCGACTCGACGGGTCGGAGGAACGCTGGGCGGCGGGGATCTGTCGAGGCCGTACCGGTGCCTGGAAGATCGGCCGTCCGGTGGCCTGAGCGCCCTGCCCGCGGCGCCCGCGTCGAGCCTGGTCCGCGGAGCGGTTGCCGACCACCCGCGCCCGCCTGTCCCTCGTGCGGCCACCACCCGGGTCGCCGTCGCACGGCGCAGAGGCGGGGCGCGGGGCCTGCGGGGTCCCGTGATGGGAGTTCGCAGCTCGCGGTCATCCGGAATTCCCGGTGGGCAAAAGCTTTCGCGACTGTCTCGTGATGTGTGCGGACGCGGTGGATCCCGGTGAGTGCGGGTATCGGGCCACGGGTGTCGTACACTTCAAACAGTTGCATTTTGCAACCGTTTGGAAGGGAGTGCGATGAATGCGTGGCGCCGGTTACTGCTGGCTGTTGTGTGCGGTGTCGCTGTGGCGAGCATCTACGCCGCCCAGCCCGTTCTGAGGCCGATGGGGGGTGACCTCGGCCTGCCCAGGGAGTTGACCGGCTGGATCATCGCCGCAGGCCAGTTCGGCTACCTGGTGGGACTGGTGCTGCTAGTACCGCTCGGTGACGTCGTCGACAGGCGCAAGCTGATCGCCGTCCACCTCGCGATCACCGCCGTGGGGTTGAGCATCACTGCCCTGGCGTCCACGGCGTGGGTCGCCTTCCTCGGCCTCGCGGCGGCCGGGTTGTTCGCAGTCGTGGTGCAGACCACGGTGGCCTACGCGGCCTCGGTCTCCCCGCCGGGCGAACGCGGGCGCACCATCGGCGTGGTGACCTCGGGCGTCGTGGTCGGCATCCTCGGCGCCAGGGTCGTGACCGGCGCGCTGGCCCAGGTGTGGGGGTGGCGCAGCATCTACTTCGTGCTCGCGGTGCTGTCCCTGGCTCTCGCCGGTTTGGTCGTCTTCCTGCTGCCGTCCGAGGAACGCCCCACCAGGCCTGCGGAGTACGCGCAGGCCGTGGCCGCGCTCGGGGGACTGCTCGGACAGCGCACATTCCTGACGCGCGGACTCATCGCGTTCTTCCTGTTCGCCTCGTTCGGCACCCTGTGGAGCGGCTTGTCCCTGCCGTTGACGGAGCAGCCGTGGCACCTGAGTGAGAGTCAGGTCGGTCTGTTCGGCCTGGTCGGCCTCGCGGGTGCGCTCGGCGCCGCCCGCGCCGGTCGGTGGGCGGACGCGGGGCGCGCCAGCCCCGTCACCGGCTTCGCGCTCACCCTGCTCATCCTCTCGTGGGCGGCTATCGCGCAGTTGTCCTGGACGCTGTGGATCCCGCTCGTCGGCATCGTGCTCCTCGACTTCGCTGTCCAAGCGGTGCACGTGAGCAGCCAGCACGTGTTGACCGTCGCCTACCCGGACCGTGTCAGCGGCGCCATCGGCACCTACATGGTCTTCTACTCCCTGGGTTCCGCCCTCGGCGCGGCCACGACCACCGCCGTCTTCGCCGCCTATGGCTGGGTCGACTCCAGCCTCCTCGGGGCAGGCTTCGCCGCCTGCGCCTTGGTCGTCTGGGCGGTCGACCTCCTCAAGTCCCGCCACCCCCACATCGACGCCACCGTTCGCTTCCGGGAAACAAGCGCGTGATCGACACCGAGGGCCCGGTCAAACCGGACGAGTAGATCGTTGCGGCTAATTTTTTGGGTACAGGTGGCGTAGTTTGATGCGTGCGTCGTCGGTGGTGAACTGCCAGTTGACTTGGCGCTGGTCGGCGTTGGTGGCGTGTTGCCATGCGGTGAGTTCGGTGTTGAGGACGTCGATGTCGCTGATGCGGCGGTCGAGGCATTGACGGGCCAGTGTGGACAGTTCGATCTCGGCGATGATTGAGCCAGGAGCCGTGTTTGGGGGTGTGGTGGATCTCCAGGCGCTGGGCCAGGGTGAAGGCCTCGTCGGGTGCGAAGGCCTCGTAGAGCGAGGCGATGCCATGGGTGTTGAGGTTGTCCATCACCAGCACCACGGTCTCGGCGTCGGGGTGGTCGGCGGTTAGTAGTTGCTTGACCTGCCCTGCCCAGTCGATCCTGGTTCGCTGCGCGAGGGCGTGGACACGGCGCCACCCACGCAGGGGCTCGACCCACACGAAGATCGAGCAGGTGCCGCAGCGGACGTACTCGCCGTCCTGACGGGCATCGCGACCCGGACGGCCCGGAAGCGGATCACGGGCGTGATCGAGAAGCTGGTAGGGCTTCTCGTCCATGCACACCACCGGGCGGGTGGGATCGTACGGCCGGGCGTAGACGGACAGGACGTCCTCCATGCGGGCCGCGAACTCCGCGTTCGCCTTCGGCGGGATCGTCCAGCACTTCCTCAGACGAGGACGCAGTTTCGTTTTTTTAAGACGCGGCCGATGGTGGTGTGGTCCAGGTCCGGGATGTCCTCGGCGAGCAGGACGTGCTTCTCCAGCAGCCGCAGCGACCACCGCTCATACCCTGCCGGTGGGACCGAGCACGCCATCGCGATCAGCCGGGCCTTAACCTCGCCGGTGATCTTCGACTCGACCGGTGGCGTGAGGCGCTTCCTACGCTGAATCGTCACCACGACATCGCCACCGCACTCGACATATGCCTTGGCCACGTTGGTGATCGTCTGCGGGTCGACCCCCGCCCTCCCGGCGATCTCCCGGCGGCCTGCGGGCTCGCGACCGTTCTCGTCAAGCTCCAGCAGGATCCGCGACCTGCGGACCTCCTGCGCGGGATGCGCGCCGATCCTGACCACTCTGGTCAGCCACTCGCGTTCATCCGCACTCAACACCACCGACGGCAACGACGACCTCGGCACGGCACATCCTCACGACAGGGACAAGGAGCACATCTCCACCTAATATTAGCCGCAACGATCTACGAGTGACCTTTGGACGAATCTTCGCCGGGTGAACCGCTCCCCGGAAGTCGGACCGGGATTCCCGGTTGCGACTTCCGGGGAGCAGTTGTTTGTGGATGTGCTCTGTCACCCGTGGTCGGACGAAGGGGAAGGGTTAGGACAACCTGAGTAGGCATGACATACTCGGGTAACGCCTAGTGAGCCTCTCGGGCTGGTGAATTCAGTCGAAAGTGACGGTCGCCAGGTGGTGATGAGAGTATTGTCCACTGGCGATTTTCCTCGCGTCAAGAACTCCCTTCACGTTGATGTCGAAAACCGAATCGCGATTCGGTGTGATTCGCGTGCTGACAAGTCGAGGTTGATCACTGCGACGGCCTGCGAGTGGAGCGAGAGCTCGCCGCTGCTGGAACCTATTCGGGGGAATTCGATGAGGTGCTCGGAAGTGGCACGACGGACGGCTGAGCCGATGGCGGGCACGAGTGCGCACGCGAGCAGGTGGCTGTGCGTCGAGCAACCAGGGCCCTGGGGTGCGGACGCCCTGTGGAACAGCGCTCTCGACACCGACGTCGCCGAGCAACTCCGGCGTCGCGCTGACGCCGCCGGTGTTCGAGTGGTGCTGCTGAGGCGGCCGGGCAGGAGCCGGTCGTCCTCGGGCACCCGGAACGTCTACTTCGCGTCCACGATGCCCGGTCGCAGCTGGTTGCGCCACACCACCGTGTCCGATCCACGTGAACTGCTGGACCTGGACCTGTCGGCCACGGTGTCCGGCGCGGGCGAGTCGACGACCGATCCTCTGGTGCTGGTGTGCACCAACGGTCGGCGCGACGTTTGCTGCGCGGTGACGGGACGGCCGCTGGCGTCCGCCCTGTCGACGCTGCACCCCGGCAGCGTCTGGGAGTCGAGCCACCTGGGCGGGCACAGGTTCGCCCCGACCGTTCTCCTGCTGCCGACCGGCTACTGCTACGGACGGGTGGACGTAGCCGCCTGCGACCACGTGCTGGCGGAGGCGGAGGCCGGAAGGATGGTCACCGACAACTGCCGGGGGAGGTCGACCTGGACCAGGCAGGGGCAGGCCGCCGAACTGGCCCTGCGCGAGCACCTGGGTGATCGCGCCGAGGACGCGGTGGCGGTCGTCGACCAGGTCCGGTACGGCGAAGGGCAGTGGGACGTCCGACTCCGCCACCGGGGGGAGGTCGAGTGGCGGGTGTCTGTGCGCCAGCGCTCCGGGCCACCTGCTCGGCCACACGCCTGCGGCCTGCCACCCGAGGTGCCGACCGTCATCTCCGTGGACTCCCTGATGATCACCAGTCGCGCGCGGTCAGCCAGGATCGCGTGATCATCAGGGGCCGCACCCCGCGGAAGGGCATGCTTGACCGGGAGACGACGGCCGGCCGGACCCTCGTCAATGACGCCTCGGAGCGGGTCCATTTGAGCCGGCGGCGCACCGGGTCTCAGGTCAGACGCGCCCGAAGAACATTTGGACTGGGACAGAGACAGGTTCGCGAGTA
This window contains:
- a CDS encoding DUF885 domain-containing protein, which gives rise to MKHGDAPPPPRTELTDLADRYVDEVAVLDPCLAAAMGIAGQERRLTDFGPQAAWARAELARRMLLAVDATPVADAAERVAAAVLRERLATEVALVDADAYGTLLDTIDGPVQRVRQAVAVLDQGADTVWETMVARLRAVPQALAGLREGLVAAYDRGRVAPRRQVVRNAEDCRDLRRYLAGLPVGSGDGAVRDAVDKAVATANEALAGFAVYLSEDLAAEAPEQDAVGADRYQLGVREFLGTRLDLSETYEWGWEELARVRREIVVEAARIAPGEPVAAVMAALDNDPRYQVTGAGAFRDLVQALADSAIADLHGTHFTIPESLRRIECRITSGHGVAHYSAPSEDLSRTGTVWWPVPDWDAPIPTWMVPSTVFHEGVPGHHLQLGVTTLNTTTLNRFQRLSCELHIGHCEGWGLYAERLMDELGHFADPAHRLGMLAGGQQLRAARIVLDIGLHLRLPIPAGTGFHEGERWTPRLAREFLTERCGLGSPGFVEFEVDRYLGRPGQAIAYKLGEKVWLEARDEARRHSGGAFDLASFHQRALDLGPMGLDLLRAELTRRPGTGVRGLANAG
- a CDS encoding MFS transporter, with translation MNAWRRLLLAVVCGVAVASIYAAQPVLRPMGGDLGLPRELTGWIIAAGQFGYLVGLVLLVPLGDVVDRRKLIAVHLAITAVGLSITALASTAWVAFLGLAAAGLFAVVVQTTVAYAASVSPPGERGRTIGVVTSGVVVGILGARVVTGALAQVWGWRSIYFVLAVLSLALAGLVVFLLPSEERPTRPAEYAQAVAALGGLLGQRTFLTRGLIAFFLFASFGTLWSGLSLPLTEQPWHLSESQVGLFGLVGLAGALGAARAGRWADAGRASPVTGFALTLLILSWAAIAQLSWTLWIPLVGIVLLDFAVQAVHVSSQHVLTVAYPDRVSGAIGTYMVFYSLGSALGAATTTAVFAAYGWVDSSLLGAGFAACALVVWAVDLLKSRHPHIDATVRFRETSA
- a CDS encoding IS630 family transposase, yielding MVAAAAGEARPARRGHPGPGPHHHRPRLKKTKLRPRLRKCWTIPPKANAEFAARMEDVLSVYARPYDPTRPVVCMDEKPYQLLDHARDPLPGRPGRDARQDGEYVRCGTCSIFVWVEPLRGWRRVHALAQRTRIDWAGQVKQLLTADHPDAETVVLVMDNLNTHGIASLYEAFAPDEAFTLAQRLEIHHTPKHGSWLNHRRDRTVHTGPSMPRPPHQRHRRPQHRTHRMATRHQRRPAPSQLAVHHRRRTHQTTPPVPKKLAATIYSSGLTGPSVSITRLFPGSERWRRCGGGGT
- a CDS encoding helix-turn-helix domain-containing protein — encoded protein: MPRSSLPSVVLSADEREWLTRVVRIGAHPAQEVRRSRILLELDENGREPAGRREIAGRAGVDPQTITNVAKAYVECGGDVVVTIQRRKRLTPPVESKITGEVKARLIAMACSVPPAGYERWSLRLLEKHVLLAEDIPDLDHTTIGRVLKKRNCVLV
- a CDS encoding sucrase ferredoxin — translated: MARRTAEPMAGTSAHASRWLCVEQPGPWGADALWNSALDTDVAEQLRRRADAAGVRVVLLRRPGRSRSSSGTRNVYFASTMPGRSWLRHTTVSDPRELLDLDLSATVSGAGESTTDPLVLVCTNGRRDVCCAVTGRPLASALSTLHPGSVWESSHLGGHRFAPTVLLLPTGYCYGRVDVAACDHVLAEAEAGRMVTDNCRGRSTWTRQGQAAELALREHLGDRAEDAVAVVDQVRYGEGQWDVRLRHRGEVEWRVSVRQRSGPPARPHACGLPPEVPTVISVDSLMITSRARSARIA